The Apium graveolens cultivar Ventura unplaced genomic scaffold, ASM990537v1 ctg7108, whole genome shotgun sequence genome has a window encoding:
- the LOC141703804 gene encoding uncharacterized protein LOC141703804 — MLSKSNYTTWSLKMKVNMQAHDIWKAVELADPKVAAEEKKDRLALEAIYQSIPEDILLSVAVKNTTKETWDAIKTMCLGSDRVRQAKMQTLKSEFEVLSMKETETIGEFCMMLNDLVTNIRALGEIVEKCYVVKKLLRAVPSRFLQISSVMEQFGKLNEMSIEEAVGSLKAHEEKTHGQIEKLGNQLLLTEDEWAKRKTNGGQLLLTKKEC; from the coding sequence ATGTTGAGCAAGAGTAACTACACAACGTGGTCTCTTAAAATGAAGGTGAATATGCAAGCACACGACATCTGGAAGGCAGTGGAGCTTGCAGATCCAAAGGTTGCAGCTGAGGAAAAGAAAGATAGGTTGGCTTTGGAAGCCATCTATCAATCCATTCCGGAGGACATCTTATTGTCAGTGGCTGTTAAGAATACGACAAAAGAAACATGGGATGCCATCAAAACGATGTGCCTAGGTTCCGATCGCGTAAGACAGGCCAAGATGCAGACCTTAAAGTCAGAGTTTGAGGTGCTTAGCATGAAGGAGACAGAAACTATCGGTGAGTTCTGTATGATGTTAAACGACCTAGTAACCAACATACGAGCGTTGGGTGAAATTGTTGAAAAATGTTATGTGGTGAAGAAGCTGTTGAGGGCTGTACCTTCTAGGTTTCTGCAAATAAGCTCTGTAATGGAGCAATTTGGAAAGTTGAATGAGATGTCAATAGAAGAGGCCGTGGGATCATTAAAGGCGCATGAGGAAAAAACTCATGGCCAAATAGAGAAGCTTGGAAATCAATTACTCTTGACTGAGGATGAGTGGGCAAAGCGAAAAACAAATGGAGGGCAACTATTGTTAACCAAGAAGGAATGTTAA